A section of the Octopus bimaculoides isolate UCB-OBI-ISO-001 chromosome 17, ASM119413v2, whole genome shotgun sequence genome encodes:
- the LOC106868963 gene encoding solute carrier family 22 member 4 isoform X2 — MQADEVLQLFNNYGKYPRIIYFLLCFVILRGVFSVFSIMYIAPTTSHTCKSDRWNSSSASVVTSDCSVFVYNGTDNVTYECMDWSYDKSPEESIIAQWNLVCNQDYIIHLSTAIYMVGNLFGCLILMPFADKFGRKLILNFLLSIQLILNFVLIFSNSIITFTILRFFIGAANITIALLAYCMLSEVLPSTRRTLRVIGASSFWSLGIMSLALFGALISDWKILQIVLSLPNLVVIFLCWHLPESISWLFTHKKFGKIMEIFKCAAKWDKKNLPCDFNLETLQHSQNHDLLLNDIKVKNDFPSNSTLNKSQDSSYEQKSYQSKNSIKDSQEQPAESTENPCAKPGNSNKNITENDTWQCTELMTLNIKSLFSTPRMLGYTLIMFYISTINSLSYFGIILSTPSLPGNLSWNLFWTAICEIFAYIVTMLIANKLGCRYPMSAMMLIAGFSNLIAYVLITFYTFQTPLIYIFTILCTMVGRFGMSGSYSILYLLFTELFPTAIRNQAMGFASFFENLGGIFAPIILLTTKDIPFVILIIFGVLNVIGAILVLLLPETHLKALPESVEQIEGWSEKPFYQIFCCRTVKNATEKQFTQGEIS, encoded by the exons ATGCAAGCTGATGAAGTCCTACAACTCTTCAATAACTATGGAAAATACCCAAGAATTATCTACTTCTTactctgttttgttattttacgTGGAGTTTTTTCTGTGTTTTCCATTATGTACATTGCTCCGACGacatcacacacatgcaagtCTGATCGATGGAACTCTTCTAGTGCCTCAGTAGTCACTTCAGACTGTTCTGTATTTGTCTACAATGGAACTGACAATGtcacatatgaatgtatggattGGTCTTACGACAAATCTCCCGAAGAATCCATAATAGCACAG tggaACTTGGTGTGTAATCAAGATTACATCATTCACCTCTCAACAGCCATCTACATGGTTGGGAATCTCTTTGGATGCCTCATTTTAATGCCATTCGCTGACAAGTTTGGTCGAAAGTTAATACTTAATTTTCTTCTTAGCATCCAACTGATTCTAAATTTTGTCTTGATCTTCAGTAACTCCATTATAACGTTCACCATTTTACGGTTTTTTATTGGTGCTGCTAACATT ACAATAGCTTTGTTAGCATACTGTATGTTATCCGAAGTCTTGCCTTCAACTCGCCGAACATTACGTGTAATTGGTGCTTCTTCATTTTGGTCGCTCGGCATCATGTCCCTGGCACTTTTTGGTGCTCTCATTTCTGACTGGAAGATTTTGCAAATTGTTCTTTCATTACCAAATCTTGTTGTGATTTTCTTGTGCTG gcaCCTTCCTGAGTCAATATCCTGGTTATTTACTCacaaaaaatttggaaaaatcaTGGAAATTTTTAAGTGTGCTGCAAAATGGGATAAAAAAAATCTACCCTgtgattttaatttagaaacatTGCAACATTCTCAAAACCATGATTTATTGCTAAATGACATTAAAGTGAAAAATGATTTTCCTTCAAATAGCACACTGAATAAATCACAGGATAGCAGCTATGAACAAAAAAGCTACCAAAGCAAGAATTCAATAAAAGACTCTCAAGAACAACCTGCAGAATCTACAGAAAACCCTTGTGCTAAACCTggaaatagtaacaaaaatatCACAGAGAATGACACTTGGCAGTGTACAGAACTGATGACATTAAACATCAAGTCATTGTTTTCTACACCAAGAATGCTGGGATATACacttataatgttttatatatc GACAATAAACAGTTTAAGTTATTTTGGAATAATTCTCAGTACACCATCTCTGCCAGGAAACTTATCTTGGAATCTCTTCTGGACTGCAATCTGtgagatatttgcatatatagtgACAATGTTGATAGCAAACAA ATTAGGCTGCCGCTATCCCATGTCAGCAATGATGCTAATAGCTGGCTTTTCAAACTTGATAGCATACGTTTTAATCACCTTTT aTACTTTCCAGACACCTCTGATATACATCTTTACAATACTCTGTACAATGGTTGGTAGGTTTGGCATGAGTGGATCCTACAGTATATTATACCTTCTCTTTACAGAACTTTTCCCAACGGCTATCAG AAATCAAGCAATgggttttgcttcattttttgaAAATCTTGGCGGAATTTTTGCACCAATTATACTTTTAACA acAAAAGATATACCATTTgtgatattaattatttttggTGTGCTGAATGTAATTGGTGCTATTCTAGTCCTGCTGTTACCTGAAACCCACCTGAAAGCTCTGCCAGAGTCTGTGGAACAAATTGAAGGATGGTCTGAGAAACCTTTCTATCAAATCTTTTGCTGTCGGACTGTGAAAAATGCCACTGAAAAACAGTTCACACAGGGAGAAATAAGCTGA
- the LOC106868963 gene encoding solute carrier family 22 member 4 isoform X1: MEAVRKLIKYICSLTMQADEVLQLFNNYGKYPRIIYFLLCFVILRGVFSVFSIMYIAPTTSHTCKSDRWNSSSASVVTSDCSVFVYNGTDNVTYECMDWSYDKSPEESIIAQWNLVCNQDYIIHLSTAIYMVGNLFGCLILMPFADKFGRKLILNFLLSIQLILNFVLIFSNSIITFTILRFFIGAANITIALLAYCMLSEVLPSTRRTLRVIGASSFWSLGIMSLALFGALISDWKILQIVLSLPNLVVIFLCWHLPESISWLFTHKKFGKIMEIFKCAAKWDKKNLPCDFNLETLQHSQNHDLLLNDIKVKNDFPSNSTLNKSQDSSYEQKSYQSKNSIKDSQEQPAESTENPCAKPGNSNKNITENDTWQCTELMTLNIKSLFSTPRMLGYTLIMFYISTINSLSYFGIILSTPSLPGNLSWNLFWTAICEIFAYIVTMLIANKLGCRYPMSAMMLIAGFSNLIAYVLITFYTFQTPLIYIFTILCTMVGRFGMSGSYSILYLLFTELFPTAIRNQAMGFASFFENLGGIFAPIILLTTKDIPFVILIIFGVLNVIGAILVLLLPETHLKALPESVEQIEGWSEKPFYQIFCCRTVKNATEKQFTQGEIS; encoded by the exons atggaagcTGTGAGGAAgctcatcaaatatatat GTTCACTCACAATGCAAGCTGATGAAGTCCTACAACTCTTCAATAACTATGGAAAATACCCAAGAATTATCTACTTCTTactctgttttgttattttacgTGGAGTTTTTTCTGTGTTTTCCATTATGTACATTGCTCCGACGacatcacacacatgcaagtCTGATCGATGGAACTCTTCTAGTGCCTCAGTAGTCACTTCAGACTGTTCTGTATTTGTCTACAATGGAACTGACAATGtcacatatgaatgtatggattGGTCTTACGACAAATCTCCCGAAGAATCCATAATAGCACAG tggaACTTGGTGTGTAATCAAGATTACATCATTCACCTCTCAACAGCCATCTACATGGTTGGGAATCTCTTTGGATGCCTCATTTTAATGCCATTCGCTGACAAGTTTGGTCGAAAGTTAATACTTAATTTTCTTCTTAGCATCCAACTGATTCTAAATTTTGTCTTGATCTTCAGTAACTCCATTATAACGTTCACCATTTTACGGTTTTTTATTGGTGCTGCTAACATT ACAATAGCTTTGTTAGCATACTGTATGTTATCCGAAGTCTTGCCTTCAACTCGCCGAACATTACGTGTAATTGGTGCTTCTTCATTTTGGTCGCTCGGCATCATGTCCCTGGCACTTTTTGGTGCTCTCATTTCTGACTGGAAGATTTTGCAAATTGTTCTTTCATTACCAAATCTTGTTGTGATTTTCTTGTGCTG gcaCCTTCCTGAGTCAATATCCTGGTTATTTACTCacaaaaaatttggaaaaatcaTGGAAATTTTTAAGTGTGCTGCAAAATGGGATAAAAAAAATCTACCCTgtgattttaatttagaaacatTGCAACATTCTCAAAACCATGATTTATTGCTAAATGACATTAAAGTGAAAAATGATTTTCCTTCAAATAGCACACTGAATAAATCACAGGATAGCAGCTATGAACAAAAAAGCTACCAAAGCAAGAATTCAATAAAAGACTCTCAAGAACAACCTGCAGAATCTACAGAAAACCCTTGTGCTAAACCTggaaatagtaacaaaaatatCACAGAGAATGACACTTGGCAGTGTACAGAACTGATGACATTAAACATCAAGTCATTGTTTTCTACACCAAGAATGCTGGGATATACacttataatgttttatatatc GACAATAAACAGTTTAAGTTATTTTGGAATAATTCTCAGTACACCATCTCTGCCAGGAAACTTATCTTGGAATCTCTTCTGGACTGCAATCTGtgagatatttgcatatatagtgACAATGTTGATAGCAAACAA ATTAGGCTGCCGCTATCCCATGTCAGCAATGATGCTAATAGCTGGCTTTTCAAACTTGATAGCATACGTTTTAATCACCTTTT aTACTTTCCAGACACCTCTGATATACATCTTTACAATACTCTGTACAATGGTTGGTAGGTTTGGCATGAGTGGATCCTACAGTATATTATACCTTCTCTTTACAGAACTTTTCCCAACGGCTATCAG AAATCAAGCAATgggttttgcttcattttttgaAAATCTTGGCGGAATTTTTGCACCAATTATACTTTTAACA acAAAAGATATACCATTTgtgatattaattatttttggTGTGCTGAATGTAATTGGTGCTATTCTAGTCCTGCTGTTACCTGAAACCCACCTGAAAGCTCTGCCAGAGTCTGTGGAACAAATTGAAGGATGGTCTGAGAAACCTTTCTATCAAATCTTTTGCTGTCGGACTGTGAAAAATGCCACTGAAAAACAGTTCACACAGGGAGAAATAAGCTGA